The genomic segment TTTACACCGGGGCCAACTTGCAATCCGCATAACCTCAATCATACACCGGGTGGTTCATCGAGCGGCTCTGCTGCTGCTGTTGCATCAGGACTAACGCCGTTTGCGTTGGGAACACAAACAATCGGTTCGATAATCCGGCCGGCAGCTTTTTGCGGAATTGTCGGCTTCAAGCCAAGCCAAAACCGCATTGCTACAAACGGAATTGTGCCGTTTTCACCAAATATTGACCAAATTGGCTTCTTTACTTCTGATGTTGAAAGTGCTGAACTTGCCGCTTCGGTGCTGTGCGAAAAATGGAGCGCACTACAAGAAACGAATGAAGTTAATCCTGCTTTTTCAAAAAAACGTTCAGCAGGTACGTTGTGTGTTCCCGAAGGAGTGTATCTTCAAAAATCTCAACCGGAAGCATTGGCACATTTTGAAAAAGCTGTAGAAAGATTGAAAAATATCGGATTCGAAATTATTCGAATAGATATGATGAAAAATTTTGAAGCAATAGTGCATAACCATAACACATTGATAGCAGCAGAAGCGGCAATTGTTCATAAAAATTGGTTTGAAAAATATTCGCATCTGTATAATCCGAAAACTATCGAGTTGATATTAAAAGGACGAAGTGTAAATGAAAACGAGATAGGAGATTGTAAAAACAGTCGCACACTTTTTCGTTCAGAGCTAATTGAGATGATGGTGCGGCACCAGCTTACTGCTTTCATTACACCTTCGACGGTTGGTCATGCACCGCACGGATTGGATTCCACAGGTGATCCGATTATGAATTTGCCGTGGACGTTTTCAGGATTGCCTGCGATAAATTTACCAGTTGGTAAGTTTGCAAACGGACTTCCATTCGGCTTGCAGGTAGTAGGAAATTATTGGAAAGATGAAGAGTTGTTGAAAATTGCATCTGTAATTGAAAGCAGTTTGCGAGATTCATAGATCTCTGCTTTATTTTGCAATTCATAAATAAAACAATTATCTTGAACACGAAATAATTGAATTACTAACCAAATTTTTCCCCTTATGAAAACAAAAATCTTTGCAGCGGTAGCTGGTAATATTGGATCGGGCAAATCGTCATTAACACGACTTCTTGCAAAAGAATATGGCTGGGATGCTTATTATGAATCGGTTGATGATAATCCGTATTTGAGCGATTTCTACGGTGATATGGGACGTTGGTCGTTTAATCTGCAAGTTTATTTTTTATCCAAACGTTTCCGCGACCATAAATCCATCGTTGAAGGTGATAGGTCTGTAATACAGGACAGATCGATTTACGAGGACGCTGAGATATTTGCAAAGAATCTCAACAAGATAGGAAAAATTGATGACCGCGACTATAAAAATTACGTCGAGCTTTACAAAGTAATGATGGAATACCTTCAGCCACCCGGATTGTTAATCTACCTTGAAGCGAAGATTGATACACTTATAAAGCAAATCGCAAAACGAGGGCGGGAATATGAACAAAGTATCCCCCGTGCTTATTTAGAACAATTAGATGAG from the Bacteroidota bacterium genome contains:
- a CDS encoding amidase, whose product is MVENISTKSFVAEPETNSLKRITGKIRNGELSLKSYIAQIRKRFELVEPHIKAFLDEPNRFERLHREAKQLEAQYDKKNKLPLLYGIPVGIKDLFNVDGFETKAGSNLPSDIFKAPEGQAVKAIKSAGALILGKTVTTEFAYFTPGPTCNPHNLNHTPGGSSSGSAAAVASGLTPFALGTQTIGSIIRPAAFCGIVGFKPSQNRIATNGIVPFSPNIDQIGFFTSDVESAELAASVLCEKWSALQETNEVNPAFSKKRSAGTLCVPEGVYLQKSQPEALAHFEKAVERLKNIGFEIIRIDMMKNFEAIVHNHNTLIAAEAAIVHKNWFEKYSHLYNPKTIELILKGRSVNENEIGDCKNSRTLFRSELIEMMVRHQLTAFITPSTVGHAPHGLDSTGDPIMNLPWTFSGLPAINLPVGKFANGLPFGLQVVGNYWKDEELLKIASVIESSLRDS
- a CDS encoding deoxynucleoside kinase, which encodes MKTKIFAAVAGNIGSGKSSLTRLLAKEYGWDAYYESVDDNPYLSDFYGDMGRWSFNLQVYFLSKRFRDHKSIVEGDRSVIQDRSIYEDAEIFAKNLNKIGKIDDRDYKNYVELYKVMMEYLQPPGLLIYLEAKIDTLIKQIAKRGREYEQSIPRAYLEQLDENYKEWIGNYKLGPLLVIPSDEVDFVHEKGDFNRVLMLIQAKLMEIGYTG